The nucleotide window TTACAGACTTAGCAGCATTAACATCTGATTTCATTATCAAAAGCTGTTCACTTACCGCTTTCTTTACTGGCATCCAGTTCTGaaatatgcaaaataataataataataatatcaccaTTTTTTGCTGGACAAAATACAGTGTTGTTAATTAATTCTACATACGTTTTGCTTCCTTAAGAGACATGTCTGTACCTCCATTAAGAGCATCATTCAGGTCAAATCcacctgtctcacacacacaaataacattGAAATATGTTTTCCCCTTCGAAGGCGATATAACCATATATAAACCCCACATCTCGCCTAGCTACCTCCTTCAGGTTTCTCTGCATTTTGCATGGGCACAGGGGCTGCTTCTGCAGAACAGTACACAGCAGATCAGCACAAACGCTCGCTTTTCCCGCGCTGACCTGCCCGGCCTGTCTTGCTTGAACAGCATACCTACTGCAAGATCTTCCTCTAGGAGAGCGTCAGGGAGATCTACCATCGTCAGGCCTGAAAGAAAATGGCACGCGGTACGTTTTCACAGATGCGCGCTGACGCACTGTTGATTCTGTATTCCACATTGGTATCAAACACAATCTATTACGGCAATGTCACCTTCTGTGGGTAATTCTGTGGGCGCTGGTGAAGTTAATGGGCCTgacagagcgagagaaaaaaaaaaaaacgtgagggTTGACACCTTACACCGATCGTTTCTGGGATTTTTAATGTTACTATCAATTACAGTTACAATAGCCTATAACAGACCTGCATATGGCTGcgctgtatttaaaaaaaataataaaaaaaagtacctTCAGCGGCTGCACCATCGGAGCCAATGTCACCTACCAACAGGACAAAAGAAATGCTGTAAGGGAGCTGTGAGCCCGCCACATTTATGACCTGGGGTCAGCTTTTAGTGGCGCAGTTTTACCGTCTGCAGGTGCCTCCGTGTCCGCTGAGAGCAGCAGAGTTGTACTCGATTCTtctgaaaaggtaaaaaaagcgCTGCTTTTACGCGCTTTAGCAACAAGGCAAGAGCTGAGTTCACTTCCCAGCGGAACGTGCCATCAGTTCATCTGGAAAAAGGGCCAGTGCGTGTGCAGGATGTAGGAATAACCTTTCTGGCCCAAGATTGGCAAGCCCCCCCCCATAACCGCATCGCCCTCACGCATATATTATCCGAATGCCTGAATTCCGGGGGCTGGGATGCGGCGCCGCATCCGGTGAGGAATCGGCCTTTACCATGCAAATTGTGACAAACATAGAGACGCCCGGATTTTCCGAAATCCAGCCCGTCGGCACACGAAAACAAGCCAATTAAAAGCTGCAGACAAAGCACGCTTGAAAGCACTGTTACCTTCCCCAAGAACCTCGGTTCCTGCGGCAGTTGCCGGAGTTCCCGTTGATGTTTCTAAAAAGAAGAGATATCAACAGTTCATTGTTAAAGACTCGCCCAAATTCATGCAAATTATTTCACGGAGGCCGTATAAAACCCAACGGAACTTGATTctgagattaaaaaaacaaaaaaaaacaactagaaGGGTGGCTCAGAGCCACGGCTATCTAACAGGCATCATAAAAAATGGCGAAGGTATCAGACTCGTTCTGGGAAAGTGCCGGGTGACCTCATGCAGAACAAACCTGTTTTTTGTCCTCTGGCACCAGCGCAGTCCCTGGATGGACGCCTTTCGTTACTAAATTATGCATTTCATTTCCTCCGCTGATTTGAATTCAGAGTGACTTGGACGTTGTGTGCGGCCGTTATGAGCGACCTCGTTCGCACGCAAATGGCTCGCAAGTGCACCGTCACACTTAACATCCTTGGAGGCAGGCCGCAACAACACGACATGGTACACAACCCAACATGTTCTTACCGCCCTCAGGATCGGCGTCTAGCGTGCTGACTTCAGGAAGTGATTCGGTGGGCAGGGCTGTGGAAAACAGGGAGAACCgtgtaaatataacaaaaaacGCTGCGTtatgtcatttcttttttattttgttgtgtatAGCTTGCAGGGAGGTAAAGCTCACCTGTAATCTCTGCCATGTGCTCGTGGCCATATGCTTCTGCAAATACATAAATCATAAATTTGTATGTAATaagcgatgtgtgtgtgtgtgtgtgtgtgtatatatatatatatatatatatatatatatatgtgtgcatttatttgctttatcCATCATTGGTGTGTTTATTCAGGCGTTATGTTTTAAGGGGACCATCTTACCTGCAGGTTCTGTTACGTTCTCTTGGTGATCTGCTTCTGGAGGGACATGaatttgttcatatttgttCAACATATCTGTCgtttgtgtgttctgtggtACAACTGCGAATGGCCCATCTTCAGAAAGCATTAGCTGCTATAGGCGGTCATCATGGTGAATCGAGAATTGTATTCTGTCCTCAGGTcttgtttcctgtgtgtgttgttttaataTCCGTGGAGACCCTCACCACTTCTCTTCTAGAAATGACCTTCGCGCTCACACCTTTCTGACAGCGCTGCACTTTTAGAACCAGTCTTTCTGTTATGCCCTGCTAATGTAAAGTAATATGTCGCTATTTGCACCTGACAGAGAGGTGGTGACATACGGGGGGGGGTGGGGAatctcacacattcacaaaaggaGAAAGTTCTCACCCGGTCCCCTCCCTCGTAAACTAGAATACGTTTTGTCCGTGGTGCCATGACTAAGACACTCGGCTCCCCAGGGGCGAATCAAAAACATCcccctctttctttcattctcgAGACACGAACTTGATCTCTATCAATGGCGGGGTCTGCAGCTGGGCCGCGCTCCAGTTACCCAGATCCAGGCTTCTCCATCCCGGGCCGAATGACACACGCCAGGAACCCGGCTCTGGAACATCGTGTGTAtcggggtggtagtggcctagtgggtaacacactcgcctatgaaccagaagacccaggttcgaatcccacttactgccatcgtgtccctgagcaagacacttaaccctgagcgtccccagggggactgtccctgtaacacctgactgtaagtctgataaatgctgtaaatgttaaatgtcttGGAGGCGCCTGATGAGTCCCAACCAGGAaggcagcattttaaaatgaaactcgCTATTTTAAAGTGTGAAATGGGCTGAAACAGTAAAAGCTAGGGGACAGCGTtagtagagtttttttttttattagtgttattaatattattattaactacGTGAGCCGCCAGCAACCTACCTTGCGAATGCGCCCCGGATGCAAGCATTGCGAGGACGAAGATCCAGCGGCGCGACATGATCTCGGCCGAACGCCACGCTGCTGGCGGCCTGGTGGCGCTTCTCCTCGGCTGCTCCCTCGCCAGACCTGGTCTCGGCGTTTACTGAAACTTTCGTCGGGCGTGTCCCCTGCTCCCGCCAGGGAAGGTGGGGTGGGTGTGATCGACTCGCGCAGCGTCCAATGGCGCCTGAACCGCGGGGATGCCGCCGTGCGCACCCGTGGGTGCAGAGAGGGAAACAGTGAAGTGAAATAAAGGGGGCAACAGATATTCTGTAGAGGTTAAAGAGAGAAATCAAAATCAGCCAAAGGACGCACGGTGACGCACAACGATAATGACGCAGGAAAACGTAGAAAAacaagtgtcttgatcagggacacgatggcagttggtgggatttgaacccgggtctcctggttcataggcgagtgtgttacccactaggccactaccacccactatgAAGGCTGTTAGGGAGGAAGACAAAGTCAAAAGCATAGTCATGGACTTATGCTAACCAGCTAATTTAGCCATGAGACAcaaataacaaaccaaaaataatgattaaaaggTGCTACAAGAACAGGGTGTTGGCCTCTCAAGTCCAAGTTCATCTTATTTGTTACgcacagtccaggccaaaaatttggacgcaccttcttattcaacgtgttttctttattttcatgaccatttatgttggtagattctcactgaaggcatcaaaactatgaatgaacacatgtggagttatgtacttaacaaaaaaaggtgaaataactgaaaacgtgttttatattctagtttctttgctctgattactgctttgtacactcttgccattctctcgatgagcttcaagaggtcgtcacctgaaatggttttccaacagtcttgaaggagttcccagaggtgtttagtacttgtcggcccctttgccttcactctgcggtcctgctcaccccaaaccatctcgactgggttcaggtctggtgacagtggaggccaggtctccactttttgttaagtacataactccacatgtgttcattcatagttttgatgccttcagtgagaatctaccaatataaatggtcctgaaaataaagaaaacatgtgcCGGGTCATGTGTAGACCCCTGGCAGTACTGTGTCCCCGAGTGGACCTCGCCCACAAGTCTGCTTGGGGTCTGTGTGTTACGTTACGTGTGGGTGAAGTGTGTGAGTTCCCCCGGTGTGAGTGAGCCTTTCCGTTCCCCGCTCCTTTTTCCCCAAGTAGAGCCCCGTGTGTTTGTCCAGTTTACATGAAATGGTTTTCTGTTTAAGCACCTGCGGACGGGTCTCCCCGTTAtttgtgtttaaccatcacccttggtgagcagtgagcagccatgacaggcgtctggggagcagtgtgtggggacggtgctttgctcagtggcacctcagtggcggatcgggattcgaaccggcaaccttctgattacggggccgcttccttaagcactaggccaccactgacctaaATTGGTGTCATGGCATTAATGTTCAACATGAACATCGCTGGGTCGTAGAAATGGAGTTAGAATAATATGAGGTAGAAGGTTCGGTGGCCCAGGGTGCATTGTGCAGTGATTAGCGACGTCCAGTGTGAACGACTGTAGACGTGTGAAGGGAGGAGAACAGCGGTGTGTGATCAGGTCAGGATGTGAGGTGTGGTGCCATGTCCTGGTTGAGAAGCCTAATGACCTGAGGATAGAAAGTCCTCCCGAGTCTCAGAGTCCGTACACGACACTTCTTAGTCTCTTGCCTGATTTCAGAAGCTGAAAGAGGCTCTTGTATGGAATGAGTTCCTACAAGCAAaggtctacagatggaaaacaagaCTGTAtcgctgcatttacatttttacatttacagcatttatcagacgcccttttccagagcgacttacaatcagtattacagggacagtctccctggagcaatttagggttaagtgtcttgctcagggacacaatggtagtaagtgggattcgaacccgggtcttctggttcatagacgagtgtgttacccacgaggctactaccaccctatcgcCACCCACCCCTAtcgctgctcagagaacaatacaaTTAGAGTGTCTCTTTTTCTGCACACATAATGTCACTGTCGGGTGAAAACGAGGAAATCCTGCAATAAATGGTTttggtaaatcaatattttatcagTGTTGGTAAAATTGCTTTCGGCTTAGTTTGTGCCGGTGCCTAAGagttttgcacagtactgtatgtcAGTCGTGTGGGTCAAATTATGGGGTCGGTTTCCAGGGCAACGTAAACACCTTGGTTAACTATTGCCGATTCTGCCGAAGGCTTACcagcaaaaataaaacctgaatataaatgtgcagcaatcacacacacacacacacacacacacacacacacacacacacacacacacacacacacacacacacacacacacacacgtagactCGTTTGCAGGCAGTTTTTATTCGCCTTTTTGCGCCTTTTCAGGCGACAGAAGCTCCCGACACCCTGCAGGATTTTAAACTGCAGCGTATTTACCGCAAAGCCTCGTTTCTGCTTCCTTGTTTCCTTTCTTCTGCTCGTTAAGCTGAATAACTTCGGTTATTATCGTGAGTACGTGCGCATGCGCACACCGGGGCGGCAGAAAATGACTGCGGTCCCGGCTCTGC belongs to Denticeps clupeoides chromosome 9, fDenClu1.1, whole genome shotgun sequence and includes:
- the LOC114796412 gene encoding CD99 antigen isoform X1 yields the protein MSRRWIFVLAMLASGAHSQEADHQENVTEPAEAYGHEHMAEITALPTESLPEVSTLDADPEGETSTGTPATAAGTEVLGEEESSTTLLLSADTEAPADGDIGSDGAAAEGPLTSPAPTELPTEGLTMVDLPDALLEEDLAVEAAPVPMQNAEKPEGGGFDLNDALNGGTDMSLKEAKQLDASKESALDAADDAKPREGRARSAGAANEPRDTDVASSKVPAVVSGIGVAVIGAVVGYFAYQKKKTCFKKQGGDPERACKDEQGNHSEPQVLSSLLGAA
- the LOC114796412 gene encoding CD99 antigen-like protein 2 isoform X3; protein product: MSRRWIFVLAMLASGAHSQEADHQENVTEPAEAYGHEHMAEITALPTESLPEVSTLDADPEGETSTGTPATAAGTEVLGEEESSTTLLLSADTEAPADGDIGSDGAAAEGPLTSPAPTELPTEGLTMVDLPDALLEEDLAVEAAPVPMQNAEKPEGGGFDLNDALNGELDASKESALDAADDAKPREGRARSAGAANEPRDTDVASSKVPAVVSGIGVAVIGAVVGYFAYQKKKTCFKKQGGDPERACKDEQGNHSEPQVLSSLLGAA
- the LOC114796412 gene encoding CD99 antigen isoform X2, producing MSRRWIFVLAMLASGAHSQADHQENVTEPAEAYGHEHMAEITALPTESLPEVSTLDADPEGETSTGTPATAAGTEVLGEEESSTTLLLSADTEAPADGDIGSDGAAAEGPLTSPAPTELPTEGLTMVDLPDALLEEDLAVEAAPVPMQNAEKPEGGGFDLNDALNGGTDMSLKEAKQLDASKESALDAADDAKPREGRARSAGAANEPRDTDVASSKVPAVVSGIGVAVIGAVVGYFAYQKKKTCFKKQGGDPERACKDEQGNHSEPQVLSSLLGAA